A region of the Halosolutus amylolyticus genome:
GTTCCGATCGCTCCCGGATCCCCTTCCATTCAACCGTTCTCGTCCGCGCTGTCGGTACGTCTCGACTCTCAGTTCCGGGTGACAGGAGCGTTCACAGGTGCGCGGAAGGTCGGGGTTCGAGCCAATTGTGTTACAGCCGTATGTCTGTAATACAGGAGCGTTCGAGCGACCGGCGTCGTTCGAATAATTCGAACGACGTCCGCGGACCGTCGGCCGGTCGACGACCGGCCGATCGACGGCCCGTTACAGGTCGAGGAATTCCGTGGCGTTCTCCCAGAGGATCTTGCGCTGGGTCTCCTCGTCGAAGTCGAGTTCGGCGAACTGCTCGAGCCACGGCTCCGGTTCGAGCATCGGGTAGTCGGTGCCGAACATGACCTTGTCCGAGAGGAGCGATTTCGCGTAGTGGAGCACCTGATCGTCGATGTACCGGGGCATCCAGCCCGAGAGGTCCATGTAGACGTTACCCTTCTGCTGGCAAATCGCGAGTTGCTCTTTCTCCCAGGGGTAGGCCGGATGTGCGATCAGGATCTGCAGGTCGGGGTGGTCGGCGGCCACGTCGTCGATCAGCATCGGATTCCCGTACTTGATCTTTAGCCCGCGGCCACCCGGCGAGCAGGCCCCGAGCGTCGAGTTGCCGCCGTGGAACACGACCGGGACGCCGAGGTCCTCGATCGTCGCCCACAGTTCCTCGTGCTCGGGGTCGGACGGATCGAACCCCTGGGCGATCTGCTGGAACTTGAACCCGGAGAGGTCGAGGTCCTCGACGCACCGGATCGCTTCCTCGACGCAGTCGTCCTTGAGCGGATCGACCGAGCCGAAGCCCACGAAGAAGTCGTCGTACTCGTCGCGCACCTCGGCGACGTAGTCGTTCGGCACCGGGGGATTCCCCGTGTTCGTCTCCGCGTCCCACCCGAGCAGGACGGCCCGATCGACGCCGGCCTCGCGGTACTCCGCGATCATGTTGTCGTACGTGTCCGTCTCGAGGTCGGCGCCGAACCGATCGGCCGCGTCCTGCATCATCTCGCCCCCCGCGTCGTGGAGGAACTCGCTGGTCGGCTGGTGTGCGTGCGTATCGATCGCCCGCGGCTCGTCGAGAACGTCAGGCAAACCCATACCGTACGCGAGGTCGCGGTGCTATATGTATTTTTTCTCACCAGCGGGATCGGATGCCGCCCGCGGGATCAGTCGGTCGAGTCCGATCGGCGGTCGAGCAGTCGTTCGATCTCCGCCTCGTCGAGTACGTCGACCAGTGCGGCGTCGTCGCGCCGGTAAGCCTCCCACTGCTCGTCGGTCAACGCGTCTTCGAGGTCCTCGTCGTCGACCGCCGCCTCCAGCGCATCGTCGAGGTCGTCCGGATCGTAGCCGGGAATCGGCATAGTCGGTGCTACGTCGTTCACCTCCTTATACGTCACAGGGGGCGCGGGAGAGGTCCCGTGCAGTCGTCTCCGACCGCGTTCCCATCCCGACGGTCGCACGTGCTCCCGATCTCGATCGTCCGATCGTCTGCTCGAATCGGACTAATATCAAACAACCATCATAGAAATGTGAGATATGTGTAAAAATAGAAGATTCCAGGACAGTACTCTTCAGAAGGCCATATGGGACTCCTCTGAGGGGACGCAAGTCTGGCTATCTTCCTCTTGCCTGTCCAGCGCATCATCGTTGAATATGTGCCGAGGGACGACACTATCTTTGCCGATCGATAGTCGACAGTGGCCACTCACTGGTCGGTTCGGGCCGATTCGGGCCGATATGGGGGCTGACGGTGTAGTTGGCAGATTGGAGTCGAACGAGTTAGTCACTGATCACATTCGAGAACCTGTCAGTTTAGATATTCCCGTGGCGACCTGTCGCATGCCATCGGGACGAGGGCGTCCGGCGATCGGCCGACCGAGACGCAAATCGGAGCGTTGCGCACCGTCACTCGCCGGCGAATTCCGGGTCGCGACCCTCCAGGAACGCCTCGATCCCCTCGTCTTTGTCCGCGGTCGCGAACAACTGGACGAACAGTTCGGCCTCGTACTCGAGGCCCTCCTCGAGCCCCATCCGGGACCCGGCTTTGACGGCTTTCTTGGCGAACTCGAGCGCGATCGGGCTCTTTTCGGCCATCGAACGCGCGAGGTCGTAGACGCCGTCGTCGAGTTCGTCCTCCTCGTAGACCGCGTCGACGAGGCCGATCTCCCTCGCCTCCGCGGCGTCGATCAGTTCGCCGGAGAGGATCAGCCGCATCGCCTGTCCCTCGCCGACGAGTCGGGTGAGTCGCTGGGTGCCGCCGCCGCCGGGGATCAGCCCCAGGTTGATCTCCGGCTGGCCGAGTTTCGCACCAGCTTCGGCGATCCGGACGTCGCAGGCCTGTGCGAGTTCACAGCCGCCGCCTAGCGCGTGGCCGTTGATCCGGGCGACGACCGGAATCGTCGCGTCGTCGACGGTCTCGTAGACCCGCGGCCGCTCGCTGGCCCGACGCTGTTCGACGGGGCCGCGGTCCTGGAACTCGGTCACGTCGGCCCCGGCGACGAACGCACCCGAACCCTCGCCGCCGGTGAGCACGAGCACGCGCACGTCGTCGTCCGCGTCGGCGGCGTTCACGGCGTCTTTCAGTTCGGTCCGGACCTGTCCGTTGAGCGCGTTCCGGGCGTCCGGGCGCTCGATCGCGATCGTCGCGACCCGCTCGGCACGTTCGCCGACCGCGACGCCGAGCGTGTCGTACTCGTCTTCGAGCTTACTCATCGGCACCACCCCAGTCGCCGCTCGTGCCGACGCGTTCGCCGTCCTCCCAGACGTAGAACCCCTCGCCGGTCTTCTTCCCGAGTTTGCCCGCCCGGACTTTGCGTCGGAGCATCTGTGGTGGCCTGAACCGCTCGCCCAGTTCCTCGCGGAGGTGTTCGGCGATGTGTAGCCGCACGTCCAGTCCCACGTGATCCGTGAGTTCGATCGGTCCCATCGGGTGGCCGTAGCCGAGCGACATCGCCTCGTCGATGTCCGCGGGGCTGGCGACGCCTTCTTCGACCATCCGGATCGCCTCGAGTCCCGTCGCGAGGCCGAGTCGCGAGGTGGCGAAGCCGGCGCTGTCGCGGACGACGACGTCCTCCTTCTCGATCCCCCGGACGTACTCGATCGCGAACGCTTCGGTGCGATCGTCGGTCTGCTCGGCGATCACGACCTCGACGAGGTCCATCACGTGCGGCGGGTTGAAGAAGTGGAGGCCGACCGCGCGCTCGGGGCGATCGAGCGCGCTCGCCATCTCCGTCACGGAGAGCGAGGAGGTGTTCGAGGCGATCACCGTCTCCTCGTCCGTGGCGTCCTCGACGTCCGCGAAGACCTCCTTTTTGAGGTCCATGTCTTCGGGAACCGCCTCGACCACGAGGTCG
Encoded here:
- a CDS encoding amidohydrolase family protein, which encodes MGLPDVLDEPRAIDTHAHQPTSEFLHDAGGEMMQDAADRFGADLETDTYDNMIAEYREAGVDRAVLLGWDAETNTGNPPVPNDYVAEVRDEYDDFFVGFGSVDPLKDDCVEEAIRCVEDLDLSGFKFQQIAQGFDPSDPEHEELWATIEDLGVPVVFHGGNSTLGACSPGGRGLKIKYGNPMLIDDVAADHPDLQILIAHPAYPWEKEQLAICQQKGNVYMDLSGWMPRYIDDQVLHYAKSLLSDKVMFGTDYPMLEPEPWLEQFAELDFDEETQRKILWENATEFLDL
- a CDS encoding 3-hydroxyacyl-CoA dehydrogenase family protein; this translates as MQIAVLGAGSMGHGIAQVSAMAGHEVVLRDIEETLVEDGLDGIRENLQGGVDRDKVTESEMQATIDRIEGTTDLADAVADADLVVEAVPEDMDLKKEVFADVEDATDEETVIASNTSSLSVTEMASALDRPERAVGLHFFNPPHVMDLVEVVIAEQTDDRTEAFAIEYVRGIEKEDVVVRDSAGFATSRLGLATGLEAIRMVEEGVASPADIDEAMSLGYGHPMGPIELTDHVGLDVRLHIAEHLREELGERFRPPQMLRRKVRAGKLGKKTGEGFYVWEDGERVGTSGDWGGADE
- a CDS encoding enoyl-CoA hydratase/isomerase family protein, encoding MSKLEDEYDTLGVAVGERAERVATIAIERPDARNALNGQVRTELKDAVNAADADDDVRVLVLTGGEGSGAFVAGADVTEFQDRGPVEQRRASERPRVYETVDDATIPVVARINGHALGGGCELAQACDVRIAEAGAKLGQPEINLGLIPGGGGTQRLTRLVGEGQAMRLILSGELIDAAEAREIGLVDAVYEEDELDDGVYDLARSMAEKSPIALEFAKKAVKAGSRMGLEEGLEYEAELFVQLFATADKDEGIEAFLEGRDPEFAGE